A genomic stretch from Halorhodospira halophila includes:
- a CDS encoding FecR family protein, with product MTTEPHRPAPAWALAALLSGTATLAPLAVAAEERIGIVLANRGDPVLIRDGEEQSVGRRDEIRAGDRLRTDERSRLQMRLEDGQTLSLTENTELHIEAYAFDEESGTGESRKSLIEGGLRAITGQISGEGDYTIETEVATIGIRGTIFELAHGDGGTAGGTPRGRGFAENRGDERSRVNTGDDAPVDYFRVIDPDLPPEALSERPAELDALDEPAEAPADDAEETEDEAAAAPPGDEDTEPTEDGGALAAAEDESEDISETSSEDLSTTTETDRDALSGIDADTASARQEQEYEQTISDQEQTSPDADDSGLVGIAPGDPFFFIEGDAVAADAPSMSDLSLEERERTELDDSPEDNGQETDSSVQEITAPKTGTWGTWNDGEVEGPYIRGDAYLDTVDEDLDLTAVYDPGQQLQGGVFLSPDQGAWLDGSVAISAEDQTVTLETFQVHQITSDGTWTWHTDETETNLFELAEGIEVEGGIFILEERADDFTGDLAAMLSEADDIIELLGAFDFEADNNDWAVDGVFFLELDE from the coding sequence ATGACTACTGAGCCGCACCGCCCCGCTCCTGCCTGGGCTCTCGCCGCACTGCTCAGCGGCACCGCGACGCTTGCACCGCTGGCGGTTGCGGCCGAAGAGCGCATCGGCATCGTCCTCGCCAACCGCGGCGACCCGGTGCTGATCCGCGACGGCGAGGAACAATCCGTCGGACGCCGGGACGAGATCCGCGCCGGCGACCGGCTGCGGACCGACGAGCGCTCCCGACTGCAGATGCGCCTTGAGGACGGCCAGACCCTAAGCCTGACCGAAAACACCGAGCTGCACATCGAGGCCTATGCGTTCGACGAGGAGAGCGGCACCGGCGAAAGCCGCAAGAGCCTGATCGAGGGCGGACTGCGGGCCATCACCGGTCAGATCAGTGGCGAAGGCGACTACACCATCGAGACCGAGGTGGCGACCATCGGCATCCGCGGAACCATCTTCGAGCTCGCCCACGGCGACGGCGGCACCGCCGGCGGCACGCCCCGCGGCCGGGGCTTCGCCGAGAACCGCGGCGATGAACGCTCCCGGGTCAACACCGGCGACGACGCCCCCGTCGACTACTTCCGGGTGATCGACCCCGACCTGCCCCCGGAGGCCTTGAGCGAGCGCCCCGCCGAGCTGGACGCCCTGGATGAGCCCGCTGAAGCCCCTGCAGACGACGCCGAGGAAACGGAGGACGAGGCGGCCGCTGCGCCACCTGGCGATGAGGACACCGAGCCGACCGAGGACGGCGGCGCGCTGGCCGCGGCAGAAGACGAGTCGGAAGACATCTCCGAGACGTCCAGCGAGGATCTATCCACCACGACCGAAACGGACCGTGATGCGCTCAGCGGCATAGACGCGGATACGGCGTCAGCCCGTCAGGAGCAGGAGTACGAGCAGACCATCTCGGATCAGGAGCAAACCTCCCCGGATGCCGACGACTCCGGTTTGGTGGGCATCGCCCCGGGTGACCCTTTCTTCTTCATTGAGGGGGATGCGGTGGCAGCCGACGCCCCGAGTATGAGCGATCTGAGTCTTGAAGAGCGGGAGAGAACGGAACTAGACGATTCCCCCGAAGACAATGGCCAAGAAACCGACTCGTCCGTGCAGGAGATCACCGCGCCAAAAACTGGGACATGGGGAACATGGAACGACGGCGAGGTGGAAGGCCCATATATCCGGGGGGACGCCTATCTCGACACCGTTGATGAAGATCTGGACCTAACCGCCGTCTACGATCCTGGGCAGCAATTGCAAGGCGGTGTCTTTCTAAGTCCAGACCAAGGAGCATGGCTTGATGGCTCTGTAGCCATCTCCGCCGAAGACCAGACCGTCACGCTGGAAACATTCCAAGTCCATCAAATCACCTCCGACGGCACTTGGACCTGGCATACCGATGAGACGGAGACAAACCTCTTTGAGCTGGCCGAGGGCATCGAAGTTGAAGGAGGTATCTTTATCTTGGAAGAGCGGGCGGACGATTTCACCGGCGACCTCGCCGCCATGCTCTCGGAGGCCGACGACATCATCGAGCTGCTCGGCGCTTTCGACTTCGAGGCCGATAACAACGACTGGGCCGTAGACGGTGTCTTCTTCCTGGAGCTGGACGAGTGA
- a CDS encoding proteasome-type protease: MTYCLAIAVDEGLVFASDSRTHAGVDQVSTYSKMFAYARPGERNLVVLSAGNLATTQAVVRRLNRDWQSGAEPSLATAATLEDAAEYLGEVSVELQRRTVEQSGQQTGLAVEATFLIGGQIQGQAPGIYMVYPQGNFITASPLHPFLQIGETKYGKPILDRIVSERLELDRAATCALISIDSTMRSNLSVGPPVELLTYRRDSLEPGHYRAFQPDDPYFAGLREAWRDGLQQLFDQLPAPPLDPADSTTC, encoded by the coding sequence ATGACCTACTGCCTCGCCATCGCGGTGGATGAGGGCCTGGTCTTCGCATCGGACAGCCGCACCCACGCCGGCGTCGACCAGGTCAGCACCTACAGCAAGATGTTCGCGTACGCCCGGCCGGGCGAGCGCAATCTTGTCGTGCTCTCCGCCGGCAACCTGGCCACGACCCAGGCGGTAGTCCGTCGGCTCAACCGCGACTGGCAATCCGGCGCTGAGCCCTCGCTGGCCACCGCGGCCACGCTCGAGGACGCCGCCGAGTACCTCGGCGAGGTCAGCGTCGAGCTGCAGCGGCGCACCGTGGAGCAGTCGGGCCAGCAGACCGGCCTGGCCGTGGAGGCAACCTTTCTGATCGGCGGCCAGATCCAGGGGCAGGCGCCGGGGATCTACATGGTCTATCCCCAGGGCAACTTCATCACCGCCTCACCGCTGCACCCGTTCCTGCAGATCGGCGAGACCAAGTACGGCAAGCCGATCCTCGACCGCATCGTCTCCGAACGGCTGGAACTGGACCGGGCGGCAACCTGTGCGCTGATCTCCATCGATTCGACCATGCGCAGCAATCTCTCCGTGGGCCCGCCCGTGGAGCTGCTCACCTACCGTCGGGACAGCCTCGAACCCGGCCACTACCGCGCCTTCCAGCCAGACGACCCCTACTTCGCGGGACTGCGCGAGGCCT